A window from Drosophila nasuta strain 15112-1781.00 chromosome 3, ASM2355853v1, whole genome shotgun sequence encodes these proteins:
- the LOC132791053 gene encoding uncharacterized protein LOC132791053, which produces MNMSNFKTSLMNLTVRPSIRVLVRRTRSTIIRTVNKYSRNPPDRGVVCTVKCRDCGNFIGRSNFDFLKRRQKLNSFNCEHVACGIFAAAISLILGYGLFLVRRYNQTFSYGSGGCQVNFLWPLHDCQVQI; this is translated from the exons ATGAATATGTCGAATTTCAAGACATCCCTAATGAACTTGACGGTTCGACCTTCAATTCGCGTCCTAGTTCGGCGGACACGCAGCACAATTATCCGAACAGTGAATAAATATAGCCGAAATCCACCGGATCGTGGTGTTGTGTGCACAGTAAAGTGCAGAGACTGTGGCAATTTTATTGGACGTTCAAACTTTGATTTTCTAAAGCGGCGACAAAA attgaattcatttaattgcgagcatgtggcatgcggcatttTTGCTGCTGCGATAAGTTTAATTTTGGGATATGGATTATTTCTGGTGCGACGCTATAATCAGACGTTCTCTTATGGATCGGGAGGCTGCCAAGTGAACTTTCTGTGGCCCTTGCATGATTGCCAAGTTCAGATTTAG